From Panicum hallii strain FIL2 chromosome 2, PHallii_v3.1, whole genome shotgun sequence, a single genomic window includes:
- the LOC112879539 gene encoding 30S ribosomal protein 2, chloroplastic-like, with product MATAISSLITPPALYLRCRSTASASVSVSARLSFRAVAAPQARGLGLALRVAASSAVLEAPAEVAARKLYVGNIPRTVTNDELRDMFAAHGTVERAEVMYDKYTNRSRRFGFVTMSTAEEANAAIEALNGTEVGGRKIKVNVTESFLPNIDRSAPEPEPVFVDSQYKVYVGNLAKSVTTEVLKNFFSEKGQILSATVSHIPGTSKSKGFGFVTFSSEEEVEAAVATFNNAELEGQPIRVNRA from the exons ATGGCGACCGCCATTTCGTCCCTGATTACCCCTCCGGCCCTCTACCTCCGCTGCCGAAGTACTGCTTCGGCCTCCGTCTCTGTCTCCGCCCGCCTCTCCTTCCGTGCAGTCGCCGCGCCGCAGGCCCGGGGCCTGGGGTTGGCGCTGCGGGTGGCCGCCTCCTCGGCAGTGCTCGAGGCgccggcggaggtggcggcgcggAAGCTCTACGTCGGGAATATCCCCCGGACCGTCACCAACGACGAGCTCCGTGACATGTTCGCCGCGCACGGCACCGTCGAGCGGGCCGAG GTTATGTACGACAAGTACACCAATCGGAGCCGGCGGTTTGGATTTGTCACGATGAGCACCGCAGAGGAGGCTAATGCTGCAATTGAGGCTCTCAATGGGACT GAGGTTGGTGGTAGAAAAATTAAAGTGAACGTCACAGAGAGTTTCTTGCCGAACATTGATCGATCAGCACCAGAACCCGAGCCTGTATTTGTGGATAGTCAGTACAAAGTTTATGTTGGTAACCTTGCGAAGTCTGTGACAACGGAAGTTCTTAAAAATTTCTTCTCTGAGAAGGGCCAGATCCTCAGCGCCACAGTTTCCCACATTCCTGGGACTTCAAAATCCAAAGGATTCGGCTTCGTCACCTTTTCTTCTGAGGAAGAAGTTGAAGCTGCTGTTGCTACTTTCAATAACGCG GAATTGGAAGGGCAACCCATTCGTGTGAATAGAGCTTAG
- the LOC112883502 gene encoding DNA topoisomerase 6 subunit B — MDSSSDEAAAGAAENKKKPPAAAKGKAAGKGKPAGPKASASAKESSLLKQKSPAEFFAENKNIAGFDNPGKSLYTTMRELVENALDSAESISELPDIEITIEEITKSKFNTMIGLVDRERVDEALYDDFESEKAREKRLAKEARFQETQAKNAALGKKVKEAPAVRGKGRGEAAFFKVTCKDNGRGMPHDDIPNMLGRVLSGTKYGLRQTRGKFGLGAKMALIWSKMSTGLPIEIKSSMKGQNYVSFCRLDIDIHKNVPHVHLHEKRENKTHWHGAEIQVIIEGNWTTHRSKILHYMRQMAVITPYAQFLFRFLSDAADKNLTIKFARRTDVMPPVPLQTKHHPSAVDLLLIKRLITETTKQNLLLFLQHEFVNISKSHAERLIGEMGPDFSPKMAVKSLTSQQLVRIHQLFRQAKFDDPSGNCLSPAGEYNLRLGIIKELHPDMVATHASSPQVFEGHPFIVEAGISIGGKDVKHGLNIFRFANRIPLLFEQGADVITRTAAKRINWSSYKINQQQDKIGVFVSIVSTKIPFKGTGKEYIGDDITEISSAVKSALKQCCLQLKSKIVKKLQARERQDRKRNLNRYIPDVARAIMETLVEIADESPPKRLRYDKEDEELLEKINSQEVTEMTFKDCLTQHVEQVDYEMALDYAMQSGVSEEPREAIFLNSLEGSSKFVDFQSPVFVFRFIP, encoded by the exons ATGGACAGCTCCAGCGAcgaggccgccgccggagccgccgaGAACAAGAAGAAGCCTCCAGCGGCGGCCAAGGGCAAGGCAGCGGGGAAGGGGAAGCCGGCCGGCCCCAAGGCGTCAGCATCGGCCAAGGAGAGCAGCCTCCTCAAGCAGA AATCGCCGGCTGAGTTCTTCGCTGAGAACAAGAACATTGCTGGGTTCGACAAT CCTGGAAAATCCTTGTACACCACCATGCGGGAGCTAGTTGAGAATGCCCTTGATTCAGCCGAGTCCATCTCGGAGCTCCCTGACATTGAGATTACAAT AGAAGAGATCACAAAGAGCAAGTTCAACACAATGATAGGGCTTGTTGATCGAGAGCGTGTTGACGAGGCGCTTTATGATGATTTTGAGTCTGAAAAGGCTCGTGAG AAACGCCTGGCTAAGGAAGCACGTTTCCAAGAAACTCAAGCTAAAAACGCTGCACTTGGGAAGAAAGTTAAGGAGGCTCCAGCTGTTCGAGGAAAAGGCCGGGGTGAGGCTGCATTTTTCAAAGTGACTTGCAAG GATAACGGTCGAGGTATGCCACATGATGATATCCCAAATATGCTTGGTAGAG TTTTATCGGGCACAAAGTATGGTTTGAGGCAAACACGTGGGAAGTTTGGACTTGGTGCTAAAATG GCACTTATATGGTCAAAGATGAGCACGGGACTTCCTATTGAAATTAAGTCATCAATGAAAGGCCAGAATTATGTTTCATTCTGTCGCCTTGACATAGATATTCATAA AAATGTCCCTCATGTCCATTTACATGAGAAAAGAGAGAACAAAACTCACTGGCATGGGGCAGAAATTCAAGTTATAATTGAGGGAAATTGGACAACACATCGT TCAAAGATCCTCCATTATATGCGTCAGATGGCGGTCATCACACCATATGCTCAGTTTCTTTTTAGATTTCTTTCTGATGCAGCAGA caaaaatttaacaataAAGTTTGCACGCCGGACAGATGTTATGCCTCCTGTTCCACTTCAAACAAAGCATCACCCATCTGCTGTTGATTTATTGCTGATAAAGCGCTTAATCACAGAGACTACGAAACAAAATCTTTTGCTGTTTCTGCAACATGAATTTGTGAATATAAGCAAATCGCACGCTGAACGTTTAATTG GGGAGATGGGACCTGATTTTAGTCCAAAAATGGCAGTTAAGAGCCTTACATCACAGCAGTTAGTTCGCATACATCAATTATTTCGGCAGGCTAAGTTTGATGATCCCAGTGGCAAC TGTCTTAGTCCTGCAGGTGAATATAATTTACGTCTGGGTATCATAAAAGAGCTACACCCTGATATGGTGGCAACACATGCAAGCAG CCCTCAAGTTTTTGAAGGTCATCCATTTATTGTTGAAGCTGGGATAAGCATTGGTGGAAAAGATGTTAAACAT GGTCTAAATATTTTTAGGTTTGCAAACAGAATACCGCTTCTTTTTGAACAAGGTGCCGATGTCATCACAAGGACTGCAGCAAAAAGGATCAA TTGGAGCAGCTACAAAATTAATCAACAGCAAGATAAGATTGGTGTCTTTGTGAGCATTGTAAGTACAAAGATACCTTTTAAAGGAACTGGAAAGGAGTACATTGGGGATGACATAACTGAAATATCATCTGCTGTTAAG TCAGCCCTGAAGCAATGCTGTCTTCAACTGAAGTCTAAGATTGTGAAGAAACTTCAGGCCCGTGAGCGGCAGGACAGGAAAAGGAATTTGAACAG ATATATTCCTGATGTTGCAAGAGCGATTATGGAGACTCTGGTAGAAATTGCAGATGAATCTCCCCCGAAACGGCTGCGTTATGATAAGGAAGATGAGGAACTCCTTGAGAAGATAAATTCTCAGGAGGTGACAGAGATGACCTTCAAAGATTGCTTGACTCAGCATGTTGAACAG GTTGATTATGAAATGGCACTGGACTACGCCATGCAGAGTGGAGTGAGCGAGGAGCCCCGAGAAGCAATATTTTTGAACTCACTTGAAGGATCTTCCAAGTTTGTCGACTTTCAAAGTCCTGTATTTGTGTTCAGATTTATTCCTTGA
- the LOC112879484 gene encoding uncharacterized protein LOC112879484, whose product MTGDGDGRAGLPRIAVVGAGIFARTQYIPRLREIAHLVVLKAIWSRTQESAKAAAELARDFAPEIECKWGDAGLEEIIGDSSIMGVAVVLAGQVQVELSLKMLKAGKHVIQEKPASASTTEAETALSIYNSFPNQFPYKPIWALGENYRFEPAFVESSKLIKDIGDMMNIQVIIEGSMNSSNPYFNSSWRRNFVGGFVLDMGVHFIAGLRMLVGSEITSVSSISRHVDMALPPPDNICSLFQLENGCAGVFVFAVNSRSPKILWRVDGTKGTIQVERGVDSGKHGYQVLFSGENGQCQKTFYPFCGVNEELKMFVQDMLAASKDGDHKAEPRSSYVEGARDVAVLEAMLESSVKQGAPVQVKRFP is encoded by the exons ATGACGGGGGATGGCGACGGCCGCGCGGGCCTTCCTCGGATCGCGGTGGTCGGCGCCGGCATCTTCGCGCGCACGCAGTACATCCCCAGGCTCCGCGAGAtcgcgcacctcgtcgtcctcaaGGCCATCTGGAGCCGCACACAG GAATCTGCAAAGGCGGCTGCGGAGCTTGCTCGCGACTTTGCCCCTGAGATCGAGTGCAAATGGGGTGATGCGGGGCTGGAGGAGATCATAGGAGACAGTTCAATCATGGGCGTTGCTGTTGTTCTCGCTGGGCAAGTCCAG GTTGAGCTTTCCCTAAAGATGCTCAAGGCAGGAAAGCATGTGATTCAAG AGAAACCTGCTTCTGCAT CAACAACAGAAGCAGAAACTGCACTTTCAATCTACAACTCGTTTCCAAATCAGTTTCCATATAAACCAATTTGGGCTCTTGGAGAAAACTACAGATTTGAACCTGCCTTTGTGGAG TCTAGCAAGCTCATCAAAGATATCGGTGATATGATGAACATCCAAGTTATCATTGAAGGGTCAATGAACAGTTCAAACCCATATTTCAATAGCTCCTGGAGACGAAATTTTGTG GGTGGTTTCGTTCTGGACATGGGTGTCCACTTCATTGCAGGACTACGAATG CTTGTAGGCTCAGAAATCACAAGTGTATCATCTATCTCCCGTCATGTGGATATGGCTTTGCCGCCACCAGATAACATATGTTCCCTTTT TCAACTGGAAAATGGATGTGCTGGTGTCTTTGTATTTGCAGTCAATTCAAGGTCACCAAAG ATATTATGGCGAGTCGATGGAACAAAAGGAACAATTCAAGTAGAACGTGGAGTTGATAGTGGGAAACATGGTTACCAG GTGTTATTCTCTGGTGAAAATGGGCAGTGCCAGAAGACATTTTACCCATTCTGTGGAGTGAATGAAGAACTGAAGATGTTTGTCCAGGACATGTTGGCAGCTAGCAAA GATGGAGACCATAAGGCTGAACCCCGCAGTTCTTATGTCGAGGGTGCCCGTGATGTTGCTGTGCTAGAAGCCATGCTAGAATCTAGTGTGAAGCAAGGAGCCCCAGTTCAAGTGAAGAGATTCCCATAG